Part of the Companilactobacillus zhachilii genome is shown below.
CAACGGAAATACACAATTGTTAAAACTTTGTTTAGTTTTGAGGGGTCTACCCTCAAAAAACTCGTACCTTGAAAACTGGATATTAAGAATTAATGAATTAAAGAAACACCGAAAACTGCGCGATAAAAATGATTAATTTCATATTTTGTCAAGATTAAGTTATAAAGGGCGCACGGTGGATGCCTAGACACTAGGAGCCGATGAAGGACGTAACTAACGACGATACGCCTCGGGGAGCTGTAAGTAAGCTTTGATCCGGGGATTTCCGAATGGGGGAACCCAAATATCGTAATGGATATTTACTTGTTTGTGAATACATAGCAATCAAGAGGTACACGCAATGAACTGAAACATCTAAGTAGTTGCAGGAAGAGAAAGAAAATTCGATTCCCTGAGTAGCGGCGAGCGAAACGGGAATAGCCCAAACTAAAGAGCTTGCTCTTTAGGGTTGTAGGACTGATGTTGTGAGAACAAAAGGTGACGATAGTTGAACAAGCTGGAAAGCTTGGCCAAAGAGAGTGAAAGCCTCGTAAACGAAATCTGACCCACTCCATTCAGTATCCTGAGTACGGCGGAACACGAGAAACTCCGTCGGAATCTGGGAGGACCATCTCCCAAGGCTAAATACTCCCTAGTGATCGATAGTGAACCAGTACCGTGAGGGAAAGGTGAAAAGTACCCCGGAAGGGGAGTGAAATAGATCCTGAAACCGTGTGCCTACAAGTAGTCAGAGCCCGTTAATGGGTGATGGCGTGCCTTTTGTAGAATGAACCGGCGAGTTACGTTAACATGCAAGGTTAAGATGAAAAGTCGGAGCCGTAGCGAAAGCAAGTCTGAATAGGGCGATCTAGTATGTTGATGTAGACCCGAAACCAAGTGACCTACCCATGACCAGGTTGAAGATGCGGTAAAACGCATTGGAGGACCGAACCCGTGTATGTTGAAAAATGCTGGGATGAGTTGTGGGTAGCGGTGAAATTCCAAACGAACTTGGAGATAGCTGGTTCTCTCCGAAATAGCTTTAGGGTTAGCCTCGGGGATTAGGATTATGGAGGTAGAGCACTGTTTGGACTAGGGGCCCGTCTTGGGTTACTGAATTCAGATAAACTCCGAATACCATCAATCTATACCCGGGAGTCAGACGATGAGTGATAAGATCCACCGTCGAAAGGGAAACAGCCCAGATCACCAGTTAAGGTCCCAAAATTCATGCTAAGTGGAAAAGGATGTGGAAACGCATAGACAACTAGGATGTTGGCTTAGAAGCAGCCATTCATTCAAAGAGTGCGTAATAGCTCACTAGTCGAGTGATTCTGCGCCGAAAATGTACCGGGGCTAAGCATGATACCGAAACTGTGGATGTGTCGTAAGACACGTGGTAGGAGAGCGTTGTAAGAGCATTGAAGCTGTACCGTGAGGAGCAGTGGAGTTCTTAGAAGTGAGAATGCCGGTATGAGTAACGAAAGACCAGTGAGAATCTGGTCGGCCGAAAGACTAAGGTTTCCTGGGGAAGGCTCGTCCTCCCAGGGTTAGTCGGGGCCTAAGATGAGACCGAGAGGTGTAATCGATGGATAACAGGTTGATATTCCTGTACTAGTTTATTTTGTTTGAACGATGGAAGGACGCAGGAGGATGATGTGTGCGCGCTGATGGATATGCGCGTCCAAGCAGTAAGTCTTGATAAGAGTCAAATGCTTTTATCTCTAAGGACAAGCTGTGATGGGGAGTGAAATTTTAGTAGCGAAGCACAGTAACTCACACTGCCGAGAAAAGTTTCTAGTTAGAAATAAACTACCCGTACCGCAAACCGACACAGGTAGTCGAGGAGAGTATCCTAAGGTCAGCGAGTGAACTCTCGTTAAGGAACTCGGCAAAATGACCCCGTAACTTCGGGAGAAGGGGTGCTGGTGTAACAGCCAGCCGCAGTGAATAGGCCCAAACAACTGTTTATCAAAAACACAGGTCTATGCTAAATCGTAAGATGACGTATATGGGCTGACGCCTGCCCGGTGCTGGAAGGTTAAGAGGATCAGTTAGCTTTTGCGAAGCTGAGAATTGAAGCCCCAGTAAACGGCGGCCGTAACTATAACGGTCCTAAGGTAGCGAAATTCCTTGTCGGGTAAGTTCCGACCCGCACGAAAGGCGTAATGATTTGGGCACTGTCTCAACGAGAGACTCGGTGAAATTATAATACCCGTGAAGATGCGGGTTACCCGCGACAGGACGGAAAGACCCCATGGAGCTTTACTGTAGCTTGATATTGAGTTTTTGTGTGACATGTACAGGATAGGTAGGAGCCGTTGATTTCGGAACGCTAGTTTCGAAGGAGGCATTGGTGGGATACTACCCTTGTTATATGAAAACTCTAACCCACGCCGCTCAGCGCGGTGGGGGACAGTGTCTGGTGGGCAGTTTGACTGGGGCGGTCGCCTCCTAAAATGTAACGGAGGCGCTCAAAGGTTCGCTCAGAATGGTTGGAAATCATTCGCAGAGTGTAAACGTACAAGCGAGCTTGACTGCGAGACTGACAAGTCGAGCAGGGACGAAAGTCGGAGTTAGTGATCCGGTGGTACCATATGGAAGGGCCATCGCTCAACGGATAAAAGCTACCCTGGGGATAACAGGCTTATCTCCCCCAAGAGTTCACATCGACGGGGAGGTTTGGCACCTCGATGTCGGCTCATCGCATCCTGGGGCTGTAGTCGGTCCCAAGGGTTGGGCTGTTCGCCCATTAAAGCGGTACGCGAGCTGGGTTCAGAACGTCGTGAGACAGTTCGGTCCCTATCCGTCGCGGGCGTAGGAAATTTGAGAGGAGCTGTCCTTAGTACGAGAGGACCGGGATGGACATACCTCTGGTGTACCAGTTGTGCCGCCAGGCGCATCGCTGGGTAGCTACGTATGGACGGGATAAACGCTGAAAGCATCTAAGTGTGAAGCCCCCCTCGAGATGAGATTTCCCATTCCGTTAAGGAAGTAAGATCCGTTAGAGAATATGACGTAGATAGGCTGCGGGTGGAAGTGTAGCGATACATGGAGCTGAGCAGTACTAATAGATCGAGGACTTAATCGAGTAAGAGTTTACAGCAGTTTGAAGTGATTCAAGATTTAATTCATTAACTTAATATCTAGTTTTGAAGGTACGAGCGAAAATAGTGTGGTGGCGATAGTGAGAAGGATACACCTGTTCCCATGCCGAACACAGAAGTTAAGCTTCTCCGCGCCGAAAGTAGTTGGTGGGAAACTACCCGCGAGGATAGGGAGTTGCCACGCTAATGATAAGGGATTGACGGAAGTCAGTTCCTTTTTTCGTATCTAAAAGAAGTAGTCTTTGGAGATCAGGAAGGGTTCGAACCCCCTACTCTCCGTCAATCAAAGAGCCGTTTATGCCCCTACCGGGATCATAAACGGCTCTTTTTGTGCCAAAAAGACAATAAAAAGTTTATAATATTCAGTTATTAAATCCTTTTTAGGTTGGATATTAAAATGATTAAAATTAGACAAGCGACAGAGAATGATGCGTCAGAATTATTAGATATTTATGCTCCATACGTCACTGATACAACAATTACTTTTGAAGATGTTATTCCTACAATAGAAGACTTTAAGCAACGGATACGGGATATTTCTGCAAAATTTCCATACTTAGTTGCAATCGATGAGAATAATAAAATTTTAGGTTATGCTTATGCCCATTCCTATAAACTTAGGGCAGCTTATGAATGGACTGTTGAGGTTAGTATTTATATTGACCAAAATTATAAGGGACATGGCTTAGGAACTAAGTTATATCAGCATTTAGAACGAGTGTTAAAGCAACAAGGAGTCGTCAATTTGATGGCCTGTATCACCCAAGAGAATGCTGCCAGTATTAGATTTCACAAAAAGCTTGGTTATCAAGAAGCTGGAGTTTTCCACAAAGTTGGTTTTAAATTTAATCGTTGGTTGGACATAACTTGGATGGAAAAATCGTTGAATCCACATGTGGAAAAGATGCAAAAACTAATTCCATATAAATAAGACTAAAATATTTGACTTAGAGTTACCTCTAAGGTTTATGATTCTTTCATAGTGAAGGGAGCATTTTTATGACAAAATTAACTGATACATTTGATATTTATAATGGTGTAAAAATTCCTAAAGTAGCATTTGGTACTTGGCAAATTCCTGCTAATCAAGCAAGAAAAGCTGTGAATGATGCGATTGAAACTGGCTACAGACATATTGATACAGCTCTTGTTTATGGTAATGAAGTTGAAGTCGGTCAAGGTATCAAGGATTCTGGAGTTAAGCGTGAGAACTTATTTGTAACTTCTAAATTGCCTGCTGAAACTAAATCCTACAAGGGTGCACTAGCAGATTTTGAGACAACCATGAAGAACTTGGATCTCGATTATTTGGATCTTTATTTGGTTCATGCTCCATGGCCATGGGGTGAAATTGGTGCTAACTATGACAAGGAAAACCTTGAAGTATGGCGCGCTATGGAAGAAATTTATAAATCTGGTCGCGTAAAAGCTGTTGGTGTTTCAAACTTTAATGTACATGATCTTCAAAATGTTATGAAGACAGCTACTATTAAACCAATGGTTGACCAAATTCAATACTACATTGGTTTCACGGAACCTAAGATTACTGAATTTGCCAAAAAGAATGATATTTTGGTTGAGGCATATTCACCACTTGCTACTGGTGGATTGATTAATAATAAGGATGTTTTGAAGATTGCTGAGAAATACAATGTCAGCGTGCCACAACTAGCTATTCAATTTGTTATTCAAAATGGTGTCTTGCCTTTACCTAAGGCTGTTCATAAGGAACATATCGTTGCTAATACTAAGTTAGACTTTGAAATTAGTGCTGAAGATATGAAGATGTTGAATACTATGCCTGATACAGCACCATCACATTTCCACAATCCTACACAAGGATAATTTAATAAGACTTGTAATTCCGTCCTTGGAATTGCAGGTCTTTTTTGTATAAAAAATTTTATGGTTAATATTAGACAGGTTAACATATATCATGCTAATATATGGATATACTAATGATAACGATTAGATTTTAGATAAAGGAGAGAACTATGAAATTAAAAAACGATAACTTAATGAAGCTTTTAACATCCGATTTGGAACCAAAAATCAGCATTATCTTACCGATTCATCCGGAAACTCCTCAGGCAGAAACCAACTTGTTAGCCTACAAAAATCTTCTAAAAGATGTCAAAAAAGATTTAGAACTAAATTATCCACGTCGGGAATGGAATAATGCAGCTAAAAATTTAGAATCCTTAATTCTTGACCGAAATTTATGGAACAGTGCCAAAAAAGCTTTATTGATTTTTGCCAACAATGAACAGATGGAAATCTGTAAGATGGAACATACAGTTTTAGCGAAAGAACATGTTGGTAATACTTTCTTGATTCAAGATCTCTTACTCCCTGAAGAAAACATTAAGAGACCAGATTACTTGCTTAATATAAGTCGTGACCGCATCCACGTCTTTGATATTAATAGTTTGAAGGAGGTTGAATTAGAGGGACTTCACACCCGCTTTTCAGATTACTATTCTGATTTTGACGCCAACTCCAATTTGAATTCCGGTTCATATGGTGGCATGACTGCAAATTATCATGGTCACCGAACAAAGTCAGAAGAGCAGCAAAAGGATCAAAAAATTTACTATCAATATTTAGATAACGAATTAGCAAAACTTCACCGAGCACATGGTTATACATTTGTTCTAGCAGGCTTACCAGAGACATTAGATGTTTATTTAAACACCTATGAACATAGTCCTTATATCGGCGGCATTATGCGTGGGTCCGTTAGTAACTTGTCGCATGCTGAATTGTCGGAAAGAGTTAATGATTACTTTGCCTTTGAGAGAGTTGCTGAAGTTGAACAAGTTAAAAATGATGTTCAAGCAGCAGACCGGAAGAACCGTGTTATTAATGACTTGAGTATTATCGATTCTGCTTTAAACAATCGGGATGTTAAATCGTTAGTTTCGTTTAATGATGGTAGTTCATATTCAGTTGAACACAATAAATTACTGATAAAATCCTTGATCAATAAAATCAATTGTCGCGTTTTATATACACCTGGCGACAATAGTTATCCTAGTATGAACGCAATTTTGTATTAGTTTGACTAGCGATGGAGCACACCATCCTTGTGATATCACAGCTTGTGGTATTGCTAAATTCCTTGAAAATAAGGAAAAAGCAGCTTTGGAGAATGAGCTATGAAACTTGGTTTAGAGCCTAATGAAAGTGAGACGAAACATGGTCAGCTTTCGAGTATTAAGGCAAATGACTCCAGTAATCCACTTTTGGATTGCTGGGGTTATTTGTTTTGAGGTGAAAGAGCTATGGTTGATCCCAAATTTATTTTTTTGCGTTCAGTTCAGCAAGATTTTTTAGAAAGAGTTAGGATAGAAGAGGTAACAGAGAGGTAAAAAAATCGGAGGTAGAGTAAATGGCAAATGTATTGATTATTGGTGCAACGAGTTTAATGGGACAAACTGCAGCGAAATTCTTTTTGGACAAAACTGATGATAATATTACTTTGATGGCACGGTACACTGATCTTTTAACAATTGATGAAAAGCGCGAACGTGTATTTCAAGGAGACATTATTGATGAGAATATTTTGGATGATGCGATGAAGGGTATCGATGTGGTAATTGTTTCACTCGATAGTAATGAGGAACGCTTGATCCAAAAGATTATTGATGCGATGGATAAGTATGGTGTAAAACGTTTCTTATTCTTAACATCAATGGGACTTTGCAACGAAGTACCAGTAACAAATGGTGCATCAGGTAATTTAACTGATGAAAAGATATTAGCACCATATAAGCAAGTAGTTGGTGTAATTGAGGCTTCTGATTTAAATTACACAATTATACGTCCTACTTGGTTAGATGATGGTAAAGATGTTGATAACTATGAGGTTATTGCTAGCGGTAAACAGGCAGAAACCGACGAAGTTTCTCGTGGTAGTGTGGCTGACTTAATTGTTCGTTTGGCACATAATGATAAATTAGGTGCTCACGATAGTTTAGCTATTAGTCGTAAAGCTTAAATTTTTAAAAGAGTTGAAAAAACAAATAAACTCCGCAATCTCAATGGATTACGGAGTTTATTTGTTTTTTAGTTTTTAGGTTTATTTTCTCTTAAGACACGAGCAGGATTTCCGACAACAATCACATTGTCAGGGAATGAATGTGTTACAACAGATCCGGCACCAACGACGACGTTATTTCCTAAAGTAACGCCAGGAAGGATACTTGCACCGCCACCGACCCAAACATCGTTACCAATTGTAATTGGAGCAACAGTTTCGGCCTCAGTTCTACGAACCGATGGGTCTAAGGGATGTTGTGGAGTGTAGAGACCGACTTTTGGGCCGAACTTTACATCATTACCGATAGTGATTTTACCTTCGTCACAGATCATTACATCGTGGTTAGCATAGAAATGGTTACCAATAGTTATGTTGACTCCGTAACTAAAGTAAATCGTTGGTTCAACAAAGAATCTATCGCCGACTGATTTCATCAAACTTTTGATCTTGCTGTTACGTTCGTCATTGTTGGCGATTCGGTTGTATTCCATTAATTTAACCCGAACGTCATCACGTAAAGCAGCCAAGTCTTTTGACTCTAGGTATAACTCCCCATTGATCATTTGCTGGTACGATGAATCTTCTTCAATATTCATTTGTAATTAATCTCTCCTCAAAATAGACATGTATTAAGCATAGCACAATGACAAAATGCTTGCTTTAGAGGATTTAGTTCTTCTGACTAATGTATTACGAAATACGATAAAAGATAATTTAAGAGATATTTTCAGTAACAAATTGATTACTTGCTTTTAAATATTATATAAGCAAGAAACGTTTATAAAAAAATTGTCTCTTTTATGCTAATTTTTTGAATATTAATTATTTCATAATACTGTTGTTTACTTACAAAAGATTATAATATATGACCAAGCGGTATTGACCAATTAGGCGGACCACTAAGTATACTAATGATAATATATAAATCTGTGTATGAAAGTCATGTAAGCGCTTTTATTATTATAAGTGAAGTAAGGAGTGAGTCGAATGTTAGTGGATAATAACTTGTTGAACTACCATCTGGTTCAGTTTATCAAGAATCGTAAATCAGTACATTACGGTGATATTGAAAATCACTTCGATATTTCAAGGAAAACAATTTTAAAACATCTAGATGAAATTGAAATTTTAGCAAAGGAGTGTGATGTGGACCTTGTTCGGAAACCCAATGTTGGAATTTATTTTCAAGGTAATGTTGATGATTTATTGACTCAGTTAAACCAACAACAAAGGAAAGGATTGATACCTGAAAATAAGCAGGAAAGAGTTCGGTATATTACAACTAGGTTATTGATGTCGAATAATCCTTTTACCATTCAATCAATGGCTGAAGAATTGTTTGTTAGTCGAACAACGCTGGAATCTGATATTAAAAATGTTCGCAAATATCTTGAAGAACAAAATATCAAAATTTATAGCAATCAGCAAGGAATTTATCTTAAAGTAGATGAAAGTTCTAGACGGAAAAATATTTCTAAATTGCTTCAAGATTTTTGGAATCAAACGACATATGTTGAAAAACGTGGAGAAAAATTATCAAGGCATATTCAACTAAATGGAGATTTTTATCAATTATTTAATTATCAAGATATTACTCAAGTTATTAAGTGTGTTAATGAATTCGAAGATGCTAGCAAGTTAATATTAACAGACTATGAGTATGAATCATTGATCATACATTTAACGATTGCATTACAAAGAATAAGAAATAATAAGTTTTTAAATAATAATCAAGAATCAAATGCCGCATTAGAAAAAAACACAATTTTATTAATTAATAAAATTGAAAAGACCTTCCAAATAAATATACCTGTATTAGAAAAACAGTATTTAAATATTCATGTTTTAGCAATCGAAGGTAAAGAAATTGGGGAGCAAGGGTTTAATGATGATTTTGAAAACTTTTTAAAGGAGCATCTAACTAAAAGCCTTTCTTACGATAAAGAATTAATTTCTGGATTAATCTTGCATCTACGACCAGCATTAAGCAGATCCAATTATGGACTGGGTATCCGTAATCCATATACTAAACAAATTAAGAAAGTTTATCCAGAAGCTTTCGAACAGGCAATGCAATTGTGTTTAGCAATAAGGGACAAATATAGTATTGAGTTGAATGAAGATGAAACAGCATATGTAGCACTTCATATTCAATCATTTATCGAAAGAAGAAGTGCTAAGGGACAAATACAAGCGGTAATTGTTTGTAGCACAGGCCTTGGAACCTCCCGATTTTTGGAGCAGCAATTAAAAACAAAAGTTACTCATCATATCGAAGTAATTTCAGTTATGTCTGTTTCAGAATTTTTAAAATCAAATATTAACGTTGATATTATTATTAGTACGATTCCAATCAAAAATACTAGTATTCCTGTGATTTTGGTAAGTCCTTTTTTAACTAATCAAGATATTGAAACATTAGATTTGAATATTTCTGTGATTGAAAAAAAGAAAATACAAAGTCGCGATTTTTTAGATTTGATAGATACGAATTTAATAAGTTTTGTAGAAACTAAATGTACACGTAAAGGAGCCTTAAAAATAATCACAGATAGGTTGAAAGATGAAAAATATGCATCAGCAGGAGTTTTGAAATCGGCGGAAAAAAGAGAAAGTATTTCTACAACATCATTTGGAAGTATTGCAACACCTCATTGTGATCCGAGGTATGTTTTAACTCCCAATATATCGATATTAATAGCCCTAATGGAGTTGAATGGGGAAAGGAAAAAGTTAAAGTAGTTTATTTTATAGCATTAAATGAATCAGTAAAAAATAAGTTGTCTGCCATTTACGGTTATTTTAACGAGGTGGTTCATGATGAAAAGATAGTTAAGCAACTAGTAAGGGCAAAATCAGAAGTTGAAGTTAAACAAGTATTAGGTGGTGAGAGGGTTGCAAACGACTAATTTAGTTAATGAAAAAAATGTGATATTACATTTAAAAGCTAAAAATCAACGTGATGCGGTTGTCGAAATTGTAAAAATCCTAGTAAGAAATGGATATGTTAAAGATGAATCTGAATTTGTTAGAGATGTTCTGGACAGAGAAAAATTTACGACAACCGGTATTGGAAATGGAATCGCTATTCCGCATGGTAAAAGCAAAGGTGTAATTCAATCTACAGTTATTTTTGCTCGTAGTGATTATGGCATAGATTGGAATTCTTTAGATGATAAGCCAGTTTACAATATTTTTCTTATGGCAATTAATTCGAACGATGAAGCAGATGTTCATTTACATCAATTAGCAAGATTATCTGAGAAAATGATGGATGATAATTTTGTAAAGGCCTTTGAGGCAGGAAATAATGTTCCAGATTTAGTGAAGATTTTAAATGGAGAAAAAGATAAAGCGTAATTGGAGGAAAGTATTATGACTAAACAAATGATTGCGGTTACGGCATGTATTACAGGTATTGCACACACGTATATGGCAAAGGCAAATCTAGAGAAATTTGCTAAAAAAGCAGGGTATGAAATCAAAGTTGAAACTCAAGGTGCTATGGGCGTGGAAAATCGTTTAAATACAGATGAAATTAAGAATGCTGATGTTGTTGTTTTTGCAGTAGATACTACTGTTGTAGAAAGAGAACGTTTTGAAGGTAAGAAGATTTATGAGGTAGGAACGTCCGAGGTTGTTAAGGACGGTGAAAAAGTTGTTAATGAGGCTATTGCAGAAGCGGTTGTTTAATTTTCAAATATATATATTAAGGGAGTGACAGAGATGGCACAAGGTTCCGTAAAGAAGTTTGGTAAAGAGTTGAGTCAGCACTTTATGACGGGTGTTTCATATATGATTCCTATTGTTACAGCCGGTGGTCTTTTAACATCTTTTGCTGTTATTTTTGGTGGTACTGGAGTATGGAATCAAACTTCAAATATTTGGGGAAATATGAGAATGATTGGTACAACGGCATTAGGTTTGATTGTTCCAATCATCGCCGCCTATATTAGTTATTCAATTGCGGATAAACCGGGATTAGCACCAGCCTTTATTTGTGGTATGGTTGCAAATACCTTACATACTGGATTTTTAGGTGGCATGTTAGTCGGAGTTTTAACAGGGTACTTAGTACAGTGGATGAAAAAAATTCCCATATCACCAAGAATCATGGCATTAAAAACTATTATTATTATTCCTGTATTTTCTAGTTTGATTATTGGCTTTTTAATGATTTATGTTGTTGGTACTCCTATTGCTGTCATGACACAGGGCTTGACAGACTGGTTGACTGGTATGAAGGGAAGCAATGCTGCTATTTTGGGAGTCATTATTGGAGCCATGATGGCAGTAGATATGGGAGGCCCTATTAATAAGATTGCTAATACATTCGGATTAGCGTGTTTTGCCTCTGGAGTTTATGGTCCAAGTACAGCTATGTTAATGGCTATTTCTATTCCGCCATTGGGAATGTTTTTAGCAACAATTATTGGGAAAAAATACTATACAAAAGAGGAAATTGAAAACGGTCGTTCAGCTCTGATTATGGGTATTATTGGTATTACCGAAGGTACAATCCCATTTGCGGTTGCTGATCCATTAACTGTTATTCCATCGATTGTCGTTGGTTCATCAGTGACATGCGGTTTAAATGCATTCTTTGGTGTAACTCAAAAGACGGCATTATCAACGGTAATGGCTATTCCATTTACATCTAATCCATTAATTTATATTGCATGTATTCTTGTAGGTGTCGTAATAACAGCCTTTATGGTTAATTTCTTGAAATCACTAAAGGCTAAAAAGAAAGCTACAAAAGATGTAGCCGCTGCAGTGGATCAAGAAATGGTAGGAGAAGGAGTTACAGAATGACAAAAGCTTATTTAGTGAATCACACACACTGGGATCGTGAATGGTATTTTACTGATATTGATGCACAAGTTTTAGCTGATTATTTATTTACAGAGGCTTTGAATGAGTTGCAAAAGCAACCGGATTTGAATTTTACGTTAGATGGTCAGTCTTCAATTGTTGATGAATATTTAATAACTCATCCTGAAAAATTAATAGAAATAAAACAGTTAGTTAAAGAAAATAGATTGTTTGTAGGGCCTTGGTATACACAGACAGATGCAGTTAATATAGATGCTGAATCATTTTTACACAATGCTATTGTAGGTATTACAGATACAAAAAAGAAGTACGGCAACCCGATGATGATAGGATATTTACCAGATACATTTGGGTTCAATGCCAATCTTCCAGCATTGATGGAGCACATTGGGCTTAAGAACTTTATTTTTTGGCGAGGTATGAATTATGATGCCAAGGTTAAATCTCCATACTTTAAATGGGTGGCCCCAGGTGGACAAAGTATTACTGCAATAAACTTGCCACCAACAGGGTATTCAGCTGCTGTAATTACAGATCAAACAAAGGAGAATCTAAAGAAATATGTTAATGAACGATTGGATAAAACAATAGAATTTGTTCACAATATTCGAGGAGATGATATTGCTCTAATGCCTGTAGGTATGGATCAAGTTAATATTGTAAAAGATTCATC
Proteins encoded:
- a CDS encoding GNAT family N-acetyltransferase, which produces MIKIRQATENDASELLDIYAPYVTDTTITFEDVIPTIEDFKQRIRDISAKFPYLVAIDENNKILGYAYAHSYKLRAAYEWTVEVSIYIDQNYKGHGLGTKLYQHLERVLKQQGVVNLMACITQENAASIRFHKKLGYQEAGVFHKVGFKFNRWLDITWMEKSLNPHVEKMQKLIPYK
- a CDS encoding aldo/keto reductase, yielding MTKLTDTFDIYNGVKIPKVAFGTWQIPANQARKAVNDAIETGYRHIDTALVYGNEVEVGQGIKDSGVKRENLFVTSKLPAETKSYKGALADFETTMKNLDLDYLDLYLVHAPWPWGEIGANYDKENLEVWRAMEEIYKSGRVKAVGVSNFNVHDLQNVMKTATIKPMVDQIQYYIGFTEPKITEFAKKNDILVEAYSPLATGGLINNKDVLKIAEKYNVSVPQLAIQFVIQNGVLPLPKAVHKEHIVANTKLDFEISAEDMKMLNTMPDTAPSHFHNPTQG
- a CDS encoding NAD(P)H-binding protein, whose amino-acid sequence is MANVLIIGATSLMGQTAAKFFLDKTDDNITLMARYTDLLTIDEKRERVFQGDIIDENILDDAMKGIDVVIVSLDSNEERLIQKIIDAMDKYGVKRFLFLTSMGLCNEVPVTNGASGNLTDEKILAPYKQVVGVIEASDLNYTIIRPTWLDDGKDVDNYEVIASGKQAETDEVSRGSVADLIVRLAHNDKLGAHDSLAISRKA
- a CDS encoding sugar O-acetyltransferase, with the protein product MNIEEDSSYQQMINGELYLESKDLAALRDDVRVKLMEYNRIANNDERNSKIKSLMKSVGDRFFVEPTIYFSYGVNITIGNHFYANHDVMICDEGKITIGNDVKFGPKVGLYTPQHPLDPSVRRTEAETVAPITIGNDVWVGGGASILPGVTLGNNVVVGAGSVVTHSFPDNVIVVGNPARVLRENKPKN
- a CDS encoding BglG family transcription antiterminator, whose protein sequence is MLVDNNLLNYHLVQFIKNRKSVHYGDIENHFDISRKTILKHLDEIEILAKECDVDLVRKPNVGIYFQGNVDDLLTQLNQQQRKGLIPENKQERVRYITTRLLMSNNPFTIQSMAEELFVSRTTLESDIKNVRKYLEEQNIKIYSNQQGIYLKVDESSRRKNISKLLQDFWNQTTYVEKRGEKLSRHIQLNGDFYQLFNYQDITQVIKCVNEFEDASKLILTDYEYESLIIHLTIALQRIRNNKFLNNNQESNAALEKNTILLINKIEKTFQINIPVLEKQYLNIHVLAIEGKEIGEQGFNDDFENFLKEHLTKSLSYDKELISGLILHLRPALSRSNYGLGIRNPYTKQIKKVYPEAFEQAMQLCLAIRDKYSIELNEDETAYVALHIQSFIERRSAKGQIQAVIVCSTGLGTSRFLEQQLKTKVTHHIEVISVMSVSEFLKSNINVDIIISTIPIKNTSIPVILVSPFLTNQDIETLDLNISVIEKKKIQSRDFLDLIDTNLISFVETKCTRKGALKIITDRLKDEKYASAGVLKSAEKRESISTTSFGSIATPHCDPRYVLTPNISILIALMELNGERKKLK
- a CDS encoding PTS sugar transporter subunit IIA; this translates as MQTTNLVNEKNVILHLKAKNQRDAVVEIVKILVRNGYVKDESEFVRDVLDREKFTTTGIGNGIAIPHGKSKGVIQSTVIFARSDYGIDWNSLDDKPVYNIFLMAINSNDEADVHLHQLARLSEKMMDDNFVKAFEAGNNVPDLVKILNGEKDKA
- a CDS encoding PTS fructose transporter subunit IIB, producing the protein MTKQMIAVTACITGIAHTYMAKANLEKFAKKAGYEIKVETQGAMGVENRLNTDEIKNADVVVFAVDTTVVERERFEGKKIYEVGTSEVVKDGEKVVNEAIAEAVV
- a CDS encoding PTS fructose transporter subunit IIC, giving the protein MAQGSVKKFGKELSQHFMTGVSYMIPIVTAGGLLTSFAVIFGGTGVWNQTSNIWGNMRMIGTTALGLIVPIIAAYISYSIADKPGLAPAFICGMVANTLHTGFLGGMLVGVLTGYLVQWMKKIPISPRIMALKTIIIIPVFSSLIIGFLMIYVVGTPIAVMTQGLTDWLTGMKGSNAAILGVIIGAMMAVDMGGPINKIANTFGLACFASGVYGPSTAMLMAISIPPLGMFLATIIGKKYYTKEEIENGRSALIMGIIGITEGTIPFAVADPLTVIPSIVVGSSVTCGLNAFFGVTQKTALSTVMAIPFTSNPLIYIACILVGVVITAFMVNFLKSLKAKKKATKDVAAAVDQEMVGEGVTE